In the genome of Urocitellus parryii isolate mUroPar1 chromosome 7, mUroPar1.hap1, whole genome shotgun sequence, the window CAGttgtaaatatattaaatcaataacaaaaagataTGTGGGAAAATCTccaaatgttttgaaattaaacaatataGTTGTAATCTCCTAAgatcaagagaaattaaaagataaattaggcaatatttttaattgaatgaaaTTTTCACTTTACAACATTAAATGCTTATACAGTCATCTTGGATATCAAGggggattggtttcaggaccTTCCTGATGATACCAAAATACATGAATGGGCAAGACTCTTATATATAAAGTAGTGTATTATTTGCATATAAGCTCTGTACATCTTCCTATGCATTTTAAATCTTGTGataactaatataatataaatCCTATGAAAAGACTTTTGTACTGTATTGATTAGGGAATAATGGTAAGAAAAAAGTCTGCACATAGTCAatacagacatttatttatttatattttgtggtgttgaggGTCATACTTCAGGCTTCATGCAAGCTATGCAAGTGCTCCCTCActaagcaacatctccagcccttatggTGTTTTTAATCTACTTGAATCCATGGGTGTGGAACCCTGGGGTACAGAGTGCTGACTGTACTTGGAAAGAAGTCAGGTCAAAATCAAAGAATTTAAGTTTCTATCTCAATAGATCAGAAGAAGAGCAGTTTATacttaaaggaggaaagcagAGAACATAATgaagagcagaaatcaataaagtaaaaagaaacaaagtgagaaaaaaaatactaagaccTTAGATCCCAGGAGAATTTGTGGAAACACCAGAGGGCAGTATTCCGTTTGCATGATTGTTACACCATTTCCTATAGGTACTCAGTTActaaaattatagattttatataattataggATTGGCACAGCATTTGCTAGTATTTGCCAGAGAGTTATATTAGGAAAAGAAATTTGTCTGTTGTTATGACATACTATGATTATGATGGTTATttgtatggatacatatattaaaacttaCAGAACTAGACACTCAAAATGGATGtattttactgtatgtaaattatacatcAAAAAGTTGATTATtaaaaaagttgattataaataaataaataaaaataaaagacaaagcaaTAGAGAAAGTAAGTGAATGGGGTGGGAATCGGGCTGGCATGGAAACAAGGATTAAATGTAGGTTAGAATAAGCAATCTTATTTGGATGACTAAAATGTTCTAAAAGTGTATTTTGATGATAGTCACACAACTCCAcaaatttactgaaaaaaatttaattgtatatttaatataGGTAAGTttaattgtatataaattacatttcaataaagatgttaaaataaaaaagttgattaaaaaaacaCAGGGTGATACCATTTGACACTCCAAAGTgtcaaaaatggaaaagataaaatcaatTATTTCACAAAGTgtcaaaaatggaaaagataaaatcaatTATTTCACAGTATGAGGAATAACTTTTACAATTTTGATGAAAGTTTAAATTGTTATAACCACCTCAGAAAGTATTGGGCAGTATGTACTATGTATATCCTATGACTCAGCAATTTCATTTCTggctaaataaaaaagaaatgtatacatGAATTAACCAAAAGACAGGCACAACAATGTTTAtgatagtattattttaatactaTCATATTGGGCTTGGTagcgcatgcctgtgatccatctcagtggcttgggaggctgagacatgaggatctacagttcaaagccagtctcagcaaaagtgaggcactaagcaactcagtaagatcctgcctatcagtaaaatacaaaataggactggagatgtggctcagtggccgagtgcccctgagttcaatcccaagtaccctgaaaaacaaaattgaaaaactgaaaagaaaccaAATGCTCATATATGGCTGGTTAGATTAATTAATTGTACCATGCttgtgaaatggaaaatcatgcaGCAATGGGAATGAATAAACTGTGaatatgcaacaacatggatgggtTTAGAAACATCATGTTACCTGAAAGAAACCAAGCAAAAAGTGTGCTATTATATtatagttttcatatatatatttcagaacagTCAAAATTATTGTATAGTGCTATAAATCATTATGGTGGCTACCCTTGGGAAGGTATTTATCACTGCAAGTTAGTTGAGAGGCTTCTGAGATGTTGGCAATGTTGTTTCTTGAACTTGATCTTGGTTGCATGAGTTCATTTTGTGCAAATTCATTGATAAGTAAATTTATTATCTCTGTACTTTTAAGTGGACActacatttgaataaaatttacaacaaaatgaatataatataaataaaaggatataaaaattaagtacaaTGTATGGGTGCCTGATTTCATTGGTAGTATTTAAAGTTTTTTGGAGCTAAAGCCATAAGATATAAAATTCTGTATATAAATGCAGGAATCAGTAAGAATAAGAGTATATGTTTCTGTTGCTGGATAAAAGATAAATACAATGAAGTACTTTACATTAGCAACTTGTTAATTGTggaagaaacatttattaaatgttttgacAATGTCCATTGAATGAAAAGTCACAGGCTATGAGAATAAATTTGTAAATCATGTGCCTAATAAAGGACTTGCATCTAGAGTATACAACAACTCCTAAAACTCATATGATAAGAGGCAATACTTCTGGAGAGGTAAAATGAGGATTTCCAAAAATCTGTTCCTCCATAAAAGCAATGAGAATACTaggtaaaaaatcaaaatatactttttgcAGAAAACCAGAAATTAGCCAAAGCCTTGAAAAATTTGAAGTGACTAATTGCAAAAAGCATCTGAATTTTGATAGAAATAGTGAGTTTCATAGTAGTTTTCACTTCTCTTATTCCCCAAATCTATGGAAGCCCTGAAAACCAAAGCCAAGCAGCTATGGTGGTTGTGAAAACCAGCAGCCTACTAACAACTGGAGGAGAAGTATAGGTTTGGAGCTACCTAAACATCTCCATTCCAGGAGAATTATTATCTGACCTGTCTGGAAGCTCCCTTGAAACCCCTCTTGCAACATTCATCTTTATTGTACTCGACTCAGAGCTTGTTCACTGTAAAGAGATTTTACCAGGATATTTGTCAAAAACAATCTGACAATTGTTAAACACTAAAGCAGCTCACCACTGGGATAACAGCTGGGATAAACAAGAGGCTaaccaaaaaattcaaaagaaaagttgGGAAGTGCTATTTCCCTAGTGGCTTTGAAAAACTCGAGTGTATTCTTGGGAATCTAGAAGGCCAGGCCCATGTGCAGGGCTGTATACATGCAGGAAGATCTGAGAAAATGACCATTTCTCACTTGTGGCTGACCTGAGGCTTTGCACAAGCAGGAAGTGAAGGCTAAAGGAGAGTTTTCACAGCTGTGGCCCTGAAGGCATGCCCAACATGTACATGGAGCTCTCTGGCAAGGACTGGGAGACCTCCTCCAAGGAATTTAAGAATATCTTTGTGTAGTCATTAGGTATCTACTAAGCCAAAGAATCAGAGATCTCAGTGGTCACCCAGGACAAATActgattttatagaattatttcagGAAAGTCCCTAAGCCAAAAGACAGCAGCATCAGCCAAAGCAAATAGCAGTAGCAAACAACCCTGGGGAAGAGGGAATCTGACTTCCAAAATTGTCCCCCTGTCTGCCCAGTGCTGGACCACTCCCGTGGCAATACTGTCTGAGCTTCCAGAACTCCCTATATGGCTGGCTAACACTGTGTGGGGTCTCCCTTGGCCCAACTTTGCATGTACCCCAAGCTTTCCCAGGTGTTGATCCCTAGTTAATAGCTCACTCCAGATTCATCTTGGCATGAGCTTCCAAAACcccactgtgttagtcagcttccttTCACTATAGAAAATCCCCTGATATATAAActctaaagagaaaagatttatttcagctcacagttttaggggtttcagttcatgattaaTTGCCCCACAGCTTTACACCTGTGGGGAGGCAGCTTTTCAAGACTACAAACTGATTAAATGTGGCAAAATGAAATGGTCACCTCTGGACTgggggaaaaagagaggaagatattGGCGTCGCTCTTAGAGGACATACCCGACCCCTCCAACCTCGTGAGCCAAAGCCTTCCTACTAGGCCTCACCTCTGAAGGGTTCTGCCTCCTCCCAATAGCTCCAAGCTGGTGGGGACCAAGTCACAAGAACATGGGCTTATGGAGGACATGCCAAAACCAAACTGCAAACAaccaatgttatggtttggatatgaggtgcccccaaaagctcatgtgtgagacaatgtaagaagtttCAGAGAGAAgtaattggattgtgagagtctcaaaccaattagtgaattaatccctcatgggattaactggttggtaactagaggcaggtggggtgtggctatggAGTATATATGGGGtatctggagctggagtctctctctgcttcatgatcaCTGtgacatgagctgcttccctctgccacactcttcagccatgatgttctgtctcacctagAGCCCCAAGGAAGGGAGTCAgttgtctatggactaagacctctgaaatgtgactcctcaaataaacttttcctcccctacagttgtgctggtcagacccattagtcacagcagtgaaaaaactgactaaaacaaccaaCATGTTTACCAGTAGGGAAATGCTTTACAAATAAAAGATGGAACATATGATGAAATGAAACACATATGTGGAGAAAAATCCCTGATGCATTGtgaattcaataataaaaaggcaagttccagaatgcaattcaattgaaatagaaaatataatctcCAAGGTATCTGCTTTGCTTCTCTCCACTCTGGtctctttttcttaaaaggaaTGTGTGTTTGGACTCAGGGCAGCCCCCTTAGGGGGACTGGCAGGGTTCATGGGATGAAATAGAAACATGTTTGTGAGCACAGTGCAGGTGCAGAGAACCAGTTCAGGATGTTTGGCAgcacctctttttctctctctcctggcttTGTGGTCTCGGATGTGTAACAAAATGTCTCTGACTCTTCCTCTAAAATGCCTCCCAAGGTACTTATGGGAACTGAATGGTTAATAGAAGGGAAGAGTCTGGCATAATGCCCTCACAGATTTGATGCTTAATAAAATTTGCTGCTTTTCCTGACTCCTCCTCTCTCATTCTAGCCAGGTTGTCCTTTTTATTCTCcatccccttctttctttcctcttggtGGAGTGAGGAGAGTGAGTCTGGAGTTGGGGAGCTCCAAGGTGGAGGCCTCAGAGGATGCTCAGATACTAGGGATTCAGGCTAGCTTTAAACCAAAGCAAAGCATAAGCTCCTCTGGACCTGGCGCAATGAAGATACAGACACCAAGAATTCTGGGAAATCCAGAGATAGGGAGAGAAAGGATGGTGGGGCAGGGTGAAAGGTACTCCTGGTCCTTCTGCTCCAGCTCTTTctcacacataaataaaaatgttgaagtcAAGGGAGCTGGAATAACAAAAGGTAGTAGACACACCCTGCAGGATGAGAGCAAGCTGGTCCCCCACCCAACTCCCCCACATGCAATCTCTGCCTGTGTTCCAGttgaaatttattctaaatattatttactGTCCAAAGTGAGGAAGAAGATCCCCAAATTCAGAATCCTGGGCTTTGGGGCACAAAAACCAGTAGGAGTCCATCATGTACATGGCTCTTCCTATAGTCCCTCCCAGACCAACTCTTGAGGATTTAGTTCTTGCTGCTCTGAGTGACTTCCCACCTTGTAGTCATTGCTGCACAACGAGGCCATGAATCACAGACTCCAGACTTCCCACAggtaactgggctggggatgtgttagAGGAAACAGGGAGAGGGGGCTTTGGGTCTTATgtaggagaaaagggaaagaatatgATGGGGGCAGTATGGGATTTAACAACCAAGTGTCCTGTCCCTGGATTCTAGACTGCATCATGCAGCCATAATCCCCAGTGACAGTTCCCATCTCTGGCCCAATTccagtttgatcctcagccccaactccagcctcagccccaaaccCAGCTCCTCCTGTAATGTCAACCTTGGCATCAACCCCAGATCCAACTTGAATCTCAACCCTGAGCCCAACCCCAAACTGAACCTCAGCCCTATTCTATTTCCAGGTTCAGTGCCAAGCTTAggtccagttccatccatggcTCCAAGGTTACTTCTGATGCCAAATTCTGGCATGTGCCACAGCCTCAAGCCCAGTCCAATTTTAGGCCCAGTCAAAGCAACAGATTTAGCTTCAACTTCACTTCCAATGTTAAACCCAACTGAACTTGATTCTGGCCCAAAACTCAATTCTGACTCCACTTGTAACCTCCACTCCAAACTCAGGCCCTAATCCAGGGCTCATTCTCTTGAGGAACCTCATTTCTTACCTCAGGTCCTCCCTGGTTTCAGCCTCCTCCTTGGCCATAGCACCCAGCCAGCCTGGGCCCAGGTCTCTTAGTTTCATCTCTCACAGCCAAGGAGGCCACATTGGTCCAAGCATGGTAATGAAGTATGAAGATCTCCAGCACTTGGGGAGTGAGGAGAAAAACCAGGAGATCAGAAAAGGTAAGAGGACAGGAGAAGTGTCCTCTAGTAAGATGCATTCTTCGTATGTCTACCAGGATTTCTACTGTCACATCACGTCTCACTTCTACCATGTCCAATGTTGGGTCCCCCACTATGAGGGGGTAAGTCCTAGGACTCTGAGATCCCAATATGAAGAGGACTCAAGGTCTTCAGAACAACAGGGATAGGGAAGACCTCTGTGGACCTGGTTTCCTGTGCTCTATGGGGAGGGGATGAGAGGTATCCTTTGCAGGTAGTTGGACATTTGTTCACCTGACCATATAGATGCAGGTGAACCTGCCATGGGCCTAGCTGACTCCAACACTGTCAGGGTCCTTGTGCTACCCTTCCTAGCTCTGATGATAAGACGTAACTTTTCTCCATTGTCCATGTCTAAGTCTGCTTATGTGCACTCTGGTTTCTAGGGGTGGATATATGGGTCTCTCAGGGCATGAAAGGTCCATATCCTGGAGACTTGGTGCTGGTGGTGAGGGATCAAAGGTTGATCTGTCCTCACCCCATagtcttcctcctgctctcctccagCATTACCAGGGCCCATCCTTATCCCGAGAGGGGTCCCTGGGCCCCCTCTTCTGTCTCTGGTATGTCCTAGATCTCCCTTTTCCTGATACCCTCTTCTCTTTCAGCACCTCCACCCCAGGTTGGCCTCTGGTATATCTGCTCTGAGCATCGCCTCATCCTGTTATCATTGGGCCTCAACCTCCTGCTGTTGGTGGCTGTCTGTGTGATTGGATCCCAAAGTGGGTACTCCAGGGGTACACAGAAATCAAGGGGGTACAGTGGTGGAGTAGGGATGGGGGTAATGGCAAGATCCCCAGCAGAAGCAATGATGGGCACAGTGGGACAGTGTGGGGCACCATTGAGGGGTTATAATTGGGTGGTTGATGAGAACAGCGGTAGTGAAGGAGCCATGATTGGAATGGCTTTTGGCTGTGTCACTTATTGGTTGGGTTTTGTAGTTGAATTACTTCTCCTTCTTGTGTGATATTGGATACCACAGTGCCTGCCCCTCTGGCTTGCTCTGAGGACTGAATGAGACAATGCGGGTAAAGTGTCCTGCCTTGTGCTGGCAGAGAGGACCTGATCAATCTTAGTTCTGATCATCTCATCCTCTTCATCAGATTCCAAGTTACACAGGGACCTGGGCACCCCGAGGACAACTTTCAGCAATTTCAGTGTAGACACAGGGGCCAATGTCCAGGCACTGACCTCCCATGGTGAGCTGGGCTTGGGTGGGGTCTGGgctgggtgtatgtgtgtgtggactgACTCCTGATCTCAAGTCCCTGATTCCTCCAGGTCAGAGCTTGCAAGCAACCATAACCTCTCTGAAAGCTGAGGTGGAGGATCACAGGGAGGCACTGCTGGCAGGTGAGAGACCTTGTTCTCCAAAAGCATATGAAAGGGTGTGCATGGGAGAAGCATCCTGGTGCTGAGCCCTCTCCCCTCTAGCCCACAGCTTGAACCAGAAGGTGGTTTCAGTGGAGAGCAGCCTGCAGAAACAGAAGCAGGACTTCAAAGCAGGTCAGATGGCTGTTCCAGTGTACCTTGGCATGATGTATTTGTGGGAGCACAGGAAGATCCCTGTGGGGTGCCTAAGTAGTGGTCACACCCAAAGTACTCTCATCAGTCCCCCTGTGTCTGTGTTTCAGGTCAATCTGAGGTGGTCTTGCAAGTACAACGATTGGCAAAGAACCTAGGAACCCTTAATTGCCAGCTGGCCAACCTCAAGAACAATGGTGAGGAGCTGGGCAGGATGGTTGGCTCCACTTCACCATTGGTGGTGCACTAGGCCATTCCTTAgttcccccatcccttttttccccctcaggctCTGAAAAGACCTGCTGACCCATTGACTGGTTGGAACATGAAAGCAGCTGCTACTGGTTCTCTGAATCTGGCAAGTCCTGGCCTGAGGCTGACCAGAACTGCCAGTTGCAGAACTCCCACCTGGTGGTGGTCACCTCCTTAGAAGAGCAGGTAAGCCTGGTAGCTCCTCTTATTGGCTGTCTGATGTAAGGGAAAGGTCATCAACCCCTTGTTTTCTCCACAGAAATTCATTGAGAAACACATGAGCTCTGTGCCCTCCTGGATGGGCCTCACTGATCAAAATGGACCTTGGAGATGGGTAGATGGGACTGACTATGAGAGAGGCTTCAAGTGAGTGTGTGTCCTCTTCTAATCGGGCTTCTTGGCCTGTGTCTCAAAGGTGGGAGGGCCTCATGGCTGAATCTGACCTCCCTGGGTACACAGCTATCTCTTGTCCACAGGTACTGGCGTCCAAATCAGCCTGATGACTGGACGGGGCATTGGCTGGGAGGAGGCGAGGACTGTGCCCACTTTACCCATGATGGTCGCTGGAATGATAATGTCTGCCGGAGGCCCTTCTCCTGGATCTGTGAGACAGAGCTGGGCAA includes:
- the LOC144255763 gene encoding LOW QUALITY PROTEIN: C-type lectin domain family 10 member A-like (The sequence of the model RefSeq protein was modified relative to this genomic sequence to represent the inferred CDS: substituted 1 base at 1 genomic stop codon), whose amino-acid sequence is MVMKYEDLQHLGSEEKNQEIRKAPPPQVGLWYICSEHRLILLSLGLNLLLLVAVCVIGSQNSKLHRDLGTPRTTFSNFSVDTGANVQALTSHGQSLQATITSLKAEVEDHREALLAAHSLNQKVVSVESSLQKQKQDFKAGQSEVVLQVQRLAKNLGTLNCQLANLKNNGSEKTCXPIDWLEHESSCYWFSESGKSWPEADQNCQLQNSHLVVVTSLEEQKFIEKHMSSVPSWMGLTDQNGPWRWVDGTDYERGFKYWRPNQPDDWTGHWLGGGEDCAHFTHDGRWNDNVCRRPFSWICETELGKTS